The proteins below come from a single Columba livia isolate bColLiv1 breed racing homer chromosome 28, bColLiv1.pat.W.v2, whole genome shotgun sequence genomic window:
- the NPR1 gene encoding atrial natriuretic peptide receptor 1, which produces MLAVLAVLCGAVTVTAAAGTTALTLAVVLPERNLTYPWAWPRVGPAVRLATAAVNARPDLLPGFTLRWVFGSSEDRHGVCSEMAAPLAAVDLRLAHHPVAFLGPGCVYTAAPVARFTSHWRLPLVTAGAEAHGFDDKQEQFGLTTRAGPSHRKLGELGVQLHRWFNWTRRALLVYWDEKVDDRPYFFAAEGLYVQLPTLRNLTVLDIVFRDGGNFSFIIQEIKQKGRIVYVCCAPETLRELLLQAEREGLTRGDFAFFYIDIFGASLQGGRFPEPQRPWRRGDRHDASARRAFEAVTIITYKEPENPEYRPFLARLKEEALAHFNFSMKDGLMNFIAAAFHDGVLLYAQALNETLERGGSVTNASAVTRQMWNRTFYGVTGFLKIDENGDRESDYSLWDMDPLTGDFQIVANYNGTTKKIQMVPGREIHWPGNVVPSDVPPCGFDNSNPLCRKANLSTLEVLSLVVSLILLAITVTSFFIYRKLQLEKELAAELWRVRWEDLQMSSLEKHLRSAGSKLTLSLRGSNYGSLMTAEGQFQVYAKTAYYKGNLVAVKHLNRKRIELTRKVLFELKHMRDVQNEHLTRFVGACTDPPNICILTEYCPRGSLQDILENESITLDWMFRYSLTHDIVKGMQFLHNGVIMSHGNLKSSNCVVDSRFVLKITDYGLESFRVAPDGDDSHALFAKKLWTAPELLRMESPPARGTQKGDVYSFGIILQEIALRNGVFYVEGLDLSPKEIIERVKSGERPSFRPSANVGCHMEELGQLMQHCWAEDVLERPDFNQIKVQIRRFNRESSSNILDNLLSRMEQYANNLEELVEERTQAYLEEKRKAEALLYQILPHSVAEQLKRGETVQAEAFDSVTIYFSDIVGFTALSAESTPMQVVTLLNDLYTCFDAIIDNFDVYKVETIGDAYMVVSGLPVRNGKLHAREVARMALALLDAVRSFRIRHRPQQQLKLRIGIHTGPVCAGVVGLKMPRYCLFGDTVNTASRMESNGEALKIHISAVTKAVLEEFGCFELELRGDVEMKGKGKVRTYWLLGERGSSTRG; this is translated from the exons ATGCTGGCGGTGCTGGCCGTGCTCTGCGGCGCGGTGACGGtgacggcggcggcggggacAACCGCGCTGACTCTCGCCGTGGTGTTACCCGAGCGCAACCTCACCTACCCGTGGGCTTGGCCACGAGTGGGGCCGGCGGTGCGTTTAGCCACCGCCGCCGTTAACGCCCGGCCTGATTTATTGCCTGGCTTTACCCTGCGCTGGGTTTTCGGGAGCAGCGAGGACCGGCACGGCGTTTGCTCCGAAATGGCCGCGCCGTTGGCCGCCGTCGACCTCCGGCTCGCCCATCACCCCGTCGCTTTTTTGGGACCCGGGTGCGTCTACACGGCGGCACCGGTCGCCCGCTTCACCAGCCACTGGCGGCTCCCACTGGTGACGGCGGGCGCCGAAGCCCACGGCTTTGACGACAAGCAGGAGCAGTTCGGGTTGACCACCCGCGCCGGTCCCAGTCACCGcaaactgggggaactgggcgTGCAGCTTCACCGATGGTTCAACTGGACCCGGCGGGCTCTGCTGGTCTATTGGGACGAGAAGGTGGACGACCGGCCGTACTTCTTCGCGGCCGAGGGGCTGTACGTCCAGCTGCCCACCCTGCGCAACCTCACCGTCCTGGACATCGTCTTCCGCGACGGCGGCAACTTCTCCTTCATCATCCAGGAGATCAAGCAGAAGGGACGCA TCGTGTACGTGTGCTGCGCCCCGGAGACgctgcgggagctgctgctgcaggcggAGCGCGAGGGGCTGACGCGCGGCGACTTCGCCTTCTTCTACATCGACATCTTCGGGGCCAGCCTGCAGGGCGGCCGCTTCCCCGAGCCACAGCGGCCGTGGCGGCGCGGGGACCGGCACGACGCCAGCGCCCGGAGAGCCTTCGAG gcTGTCACCATCATCACCTACAAGGAGCCCGAGAACCCCGAGTACCGGCCCTTCCTGGCGCGGCTGAAGGAGGAGGCGCTCGCCCACTTCAACTTCTCCATGAAGGACGGCttg ATGAACTTCATCGCGGCCGCCTTCCACGACGGGGTGCTGCTCTACGCCCAGGCCCTCAACGAGACACTGGAGCGAGGCGGCTCCGTCACCAACGCCTCGGCCGTCACCCGCCAGATGTGGAACCGCACCTTCTACG GTGTCACCGGCTTCCTGAAGATCGACGAGAACGGGGACCGGGAGAGCGATTACTCCCTGTGGGACATGGACCCGCTGACCGGGGACTTCCAG ATCGTGGCCAACTACAACGGCACCACCAAGAAGATCCAGATGGTGCCGGGGCGCGAGATCCACTGGCCGGGGAACGTGGTCCCCTCTGATGTCCCCCCGTGTGGCTTCGATAACAGCAACCCACTGTGCCGCAAAG CCAACCTGTCCACCCTGGAGGTCCTGTCCCTCGTGGTCAGCCTGATCCTCCTGGCCATCACCGTCACCTCCTTTTTCATCTACAG gaagctgcagctggagaaggagctggCGGCCGAGCTGTGGCGCGTGCGCTGGGAGGACCTGCAGATGAGCAGCTTGGAGAAGCATCTCCGGAGCGCGGGCAGCAAGCTCACGCTGTCCCTG AGGGGCTCCAACTACGGCTCGCTGATGACGGCAGAGGGGCAGTTCCAGGTCTATGCCAAGACGGCGTATTACAag GGCAACCTGGTGGCCGTGAAGCACCTCAACCGCAAGCGCATCGAGCTGACGCGGAAGGTCTTGTTCGAGCTGAAGCAC ATGCGGGATGTCCAGAACGAGCATCTGACCCGCTTCGTTGGTGCCTGCACCGACCCACCCAACATCTGCATCCTGACTGAGTACTGCCCACGCGGGAGCCTCCAG gacaTACTGGAGAACGAGAGCATCACCCTGGACTGGATGTTCCGCTATTCCCTCACCCATGACATCGTCAAG GGGATGCAGTTCCTGCACAACGGGGTGATCATGTCCCACGGGAACCTCAAGTCCTCCAACTGCGTGGTAGACAGCCGCTTCGTGCTGAAGATCACCGACTACGGGCTGGAGAGCTTCCGCGTGGCCCCTGATGGCGACGACTCCCACGCGCTCTTCGCCA AGAAGCTGTGGACGGCGCCCGAGCTGCTGAGGATGGAGTCACCGCCGGCCCGCGGCACGCAGAAGGGCGACGTCTACAGCTTCGGCATCATCCTGCAAGAGATCGCCCTGCGCAATGGCGTCTTCTACGTGGAGGGGCTGGACCTGAGCCCCAAAG AGATCATTGAGCGGGTGAAGAGCGGTGAGCGCCCCAGTTTCCGGCCCTCGGCCAACGTGGGGTGTCACATGGAGGAGCTGGGCCAGCTGATGCAGCACTGCTGGGCCGAGGACGTCCTGGAGCGCCCCGACTTCAACCAGATCAAGGTCCAGATCCGCAGGTTCAACAG ggagagcagcagcaacatCCTGGACAACCTGCTGTCGCGCATGGAGCAGTACGCCAACAacctggaggagctggtggaggagCGCACCCAGGCCTACCTGGAGGAGAAGCGCAAGGCCGAGGCTCTGCTCTACCAGATCCTGCCCCA ctcgGTGGCGGAGCAGCTGAAGCGGGGGGAGACGGTGCAGGCCGAGGCTTTCGACAGCGTTACCATCTACTTCAGCGACATCGTGGGCTTCACGGCGCTGTCGGCCGAGAGCACCCCCATGCAGGTGGTGACGCTGCTCAACGACCTCTACACCTGCTTCGACGCCATCATCGACAACTTCGACGTCTATAAG GTGGAGACGATCGGGGACGCCTACATGGTGGTGTCGGGGCTGCCGGTGCGCAACGGGAAGCTGCACGCCCGGGAGGTGGCTCGAATGGCCCTGGCGCTGCTGGACGCCGTCCGCTCCTTCCGCATCCGCCACCGgccgcagcagcagctcaaGCTGCGCATCGGCATCCACACGG GACCCGTCTGCGCTGGCGTCGTGGGTCTCAAAATGCCCCGGTACTGCCTGTTTGGGGACACGGTGAACACGGCCTCACGCATGGAGTCCAATGGGGAAG CCCTGAAGATCCACATCTCGGCGGTGACCAAGGCCGTGCTGGAGGAGTTCGGCTGCTTtgagctggagctgagggggGACGTGGAGATGAAG GGCAAGGGCAAGGTGAGGACCTactggctgctgggggagcGCGGGAGCAGCACTCGGGGCTGA